From the genome of Pirellulales bacterium:
GCTCAGCACCTGCGAGACGAATGACACCGGGTCGCTTTGATATTGTGCCGGGATTTGCACTTCGATATTTTGCTGATTCAATGCTTTGGCCAGGTTGCCGCCGCTGGCTTGGAAGCTGAGTTGACTGTTCACAAGCTCCGCCACATCCTGGGCCACTTGAAAATCGGCATAATTCTTATTGAGCACCAACGTTAATTTGCCGTCTTTGGTAAAGGCATTGAAAAAATCCTCTTCCAATCGGCAGCCGCGGAAAATGCGCCCAGATGTGGTCAGCTTAGTGTCGTTGAGATTGATGGCGCCTTGGGCAAAGCCATACACACGGTCGCTGTTGACATGCGGGCCCTGTAGTGGCGCCATAATAAGTGTGCCGCCGGCGAGACTTTTCGCGCCGCCGATGGAACTTACGGTGCAATCGAGCAAATCTCCCTGCCGCGCTCCGGCGGCGGGCACCGTGACGGTGACCATGACCAGCGCCACATTTTTTGCATCTTTCAAATCGGCGGTGCCGTTTTTACCCATCGGACTGCCCATCAGTTGCATGGCGGTAGCGAGGCTGCGCATGGTGGGCAGAAAATTGCCGCCATCGCCGGTGCTTTTTAAGCCGACGACCAATCCCAGGCCTTGCAGCGTGTTTTCTTCTTGGCCTTTCACCCGGCAAATGCTTTTCAGCAAAGTGCGCGCGCCAAGGGTGGCACTGCTCACGGTAATACTTAGCATTACGGCGATTATCAGAATTCTTCGCAGCATGGAATGTTCTTTTATGTGCTGTGGCATTGAGTGACTATTTCGCAATCTAGATGACCAAACCAGGCAGCCGATGTCTTTTCCCCACTTGCTTAGAACGGCGAGAAGCGATCGAACCAATTCGTAAACCAACCGCGTTTGTAGCCATCGCGCACATGGCCTAATTCCCGCTTGTAAATGCTCAGTTCGGCAATGTTCTGACTGAGGACCGTGTTGTTCGGCAAAACATCTTCCCGGCGAATGACGCCGGTTAACGATTGTTCCCAGCGTTCTTCGTTGTTGTGAACCATCATGCGGGCCTCAATGACCAGCGTGCCATTCGGGCGAATATCCGCCACGGTGGCGGCAATGGTGAACGACAACGCGTTATTCGTGTCCAATTCCATTTGGGCTTGGTTTTGGACGTTCAAGTTGCCGTTAATATCGGGCTGGCCGGTCGAAGGGTTGGAAGCTTGGATGTTGAGTCCCTTGAATTTGATCCAGTCTTGGAGCTGCGCCTGATATTGCGCCGTGCGCCGGCGTTGCACTTCGCCTTTGCTTACTAAGGCGTCTTTCTCATTGACAATTACGGTAATAATATCGTGCAGCTTGATTTCCTTGGGCGGATCGGCCTTTTGAAACACCCACGACGAGCCGGCCAAGGTGATCGGTTGCCCTTGTACGGCAGGAATATCTTGGCGAAACAGGCTCGAATCTTGCGCGCCCGCGCGGCCAACCAGGAGCGCCGCAAGCAGCCATGCGAAAACAAACCGCGCGTTTTTAGCGATCGAAAAAATCATCGTTAGCGATTTCCCAGATTGTCGTTCGAGTTCATAGCAGCCGCGGTACGAACCGGATGTGCGGCGGCCATCCGCGCCTTTGCCGCAGAGCTTCGCGCACTATAACCCGGCCCGGGCTCGGTGGCGGCAACGGCTTCCGGCGTTGTGGCCTCCTCGGCGTTGACGACTACCTGGTCGATTCCGGTCACGCGTGAGAAAAAAGTTTTGCGGTCCAAAACGGCTTCCACCGTAATCAATTGTCCGCGGCTGCCATCTTCGCGGGCCCGGCCTGTCGTGCGAATTTTTATCCCAGGCGCCATTACGTACACGGTCACAATGCTGCCGCGTTTCACCAATACTGGCGTGCGAACGTACTGCGGGTCGAGCACCTGCCCCGGAGCAATGGCCAAAATTGCTTCTCGCCCCACCACTTCGTCCAACGTCGCGAAAGCGCCATCGGCAGCTTCTGCGCCCGGGTTGAGCCGTTGCAAGGCAACATCATCGGCTTGAATGATGGCGCCGCAGGGAACATCCTTCGTCGTTACCACGACCATCGCAGGCAGAGTGACTGTCGCGGCGACGGAGAAAGTCGTAGGCCCTTTATCGCTGCGTACTTCCACTTCAAACGATTGCTTCCCAGGCCAGGGAGCTTGGCCGCCGCGCAGCGTCAGGTGATGAACGTCTGCCAACACAAGTTGAGCCTGAGCGGCGGTGAGATCGACACTTACATTCCACGGATCGCCCGAGGCGGTCACCCGTTGCAAATACTGAACGATTGCATCGGCCACGGCCCGCTGCGCTTCCTGGACGGAGGTTAGCGGTAATGTTTTTGCCGTTTTTGCGACTTGCTTTACCTGCTCATTCGCGGCCGCAATTGTCACTTGGCCGGCGCCGGAGAAATGGAATTGCAATAAATTCAGCCCGCGGCGCTCCAATGTATCTTGAATTTCGCGTACCGACATTTGTCGCTGCTTGCCCGAAATCGGCGCCGGGGTCAATTCAATGGCCGACAGGCTTTGCACTTCTTGATCGTCGGCGGCAAACACCTCTGCCACATCGCCGAGGTGCACAATGCTGCCGGTAGCGTGCGCATCGCTGCGCAGCCGTATCTCTGCGGCATGGGCCACAGTTCCTAGCAATGTTCCCAACAGGGCTGCCAAAACCAATGGTTTCATCATTTGTGTTCTTGAGGCCATAAAAATGTTTGTGTGCGCTGACGGTCGAAACGTTACACTCGCTGCAGATTATCGATCAGTTGCAAAACCTGGTTGCCCGTTTGCACCGCCTGAGAGTTCAATTCGAATGCTCTTTGCGTGGTGATCAAATCGATCAATTGCGTCACGGGGTTCACGTTGGAATTTTCCAACGCGTTTTGCTGGATCGTTCCGAATCCTGGCGTGCCAGGATTCCCCTGCAAGGGAGAACCCGACGAAACCGTTTCTTGGAACAAATTTTGTCCCATTTTCAACAGACCCTGCGGATTGATAAAGCGTGCTAATTGAATCTGGCCGACCTGCTGCAATTGCGGCGTGTTGGCCTGCTGAACGGAAACCAATCCTTCGGGACTGACGACAATTCCGACGGCATCTTGAGGAATTGTGATGGCGGGGTCCAGCAACCGGCCATCGGAGGCCGATGCCAGCACAATTTGCCCATTGGCATTCAGGCTGAAGTTGCCGGCGCGCGAGTAATAGATTTGCCCACTGGGATCGGTCACTTGAAAGAACCCGTCGCCGACAACGGCCCAGTCCAAAGGCCGGCCGGTTTGCTGGAAGGAGCCTTGTGAAAAATCGGCTTGCGTGCTTTGAACCCGCACGCCCAAGCCAACGTGAATGCCGGTCGGCGTGAACTGGCCGGCGCTATCTTGGTTGCCAGGCAGAATCGGGTTTTGATACATCAAGTCTTCAAAGTTGCAGCGGTCCTGCTTGAAGCCCGTGGTATTCACGTTCGCCAAGTTATTGGAGATGGTGTCGAGCTTCGTTTGCAGCGCATCCATGCCGGTCGCTGCGGTGTAAAGAGTCTGTAGGCCCATATCAGTTGTCAGTGGGTGGAAAGGAACGAGGGTTTAATTGCTGCCTGCTTACGAAGTTTGTCGCAGCGCTCCGTTGATGAGTGTTTCTGTCGCTGAGTCATACGTATGAATCATGTTGACGTTGGCTTCAAACGCCCGGGAAGTTTCGATCAAATCCATCATTTCCGAAGCGGGGTGAACCGTGCTTTGTTCGACCGAATGCCACAAGACTTGTCGATTGTCGTCTGCCAGAGGTTGCGCGGGCGCCAAGGAAGAAAACAGGTTTTCGCCCACTTTGACCAAATCACCGAGCGACCGTGGCTTAACCAGCGCGAGGCGTGTATTTTCACCCCCTTGGCTAATGCTGCCGTCGGGATTGACTTGCCAAGGGCCGGCGTCCGAATCGATTTCAATTGGGCTGTGATCTTCGCTTAGCACAGGATCGCCGTCTTGCGTAACCAGTTGCCCTGCGGAAGTGACTTGAAAGTTGCCAGCGCGGGTAAGCAGCTCGCGATTGCCGTGGCGGACGAGAAAGAATCCCTCGCCATTAATTGCCATGTCGGTATCGTTTTTCGATTGCGACAATGGCCCCGCTGAAAAATCAGTGGCGGTAGCCAACACTTTCACGCCGCCGCCGAGATCGTTGATGCCGCGCGTGCCTTGGGCCGCTTGGCCTTCTTGAATGGCTTGCGCCAATCGGCTTTGAAACAGGGCTACGTCACGCTTGAAGCCAGGCGTGGCCACGTTGGCGATGTTGTTCGACAACACGTCCAACCGTTGGCTTTGGGTGTAAGCCCCTTCGGCAGATAAATACAGCCCGTATGGCATAGCCGCTGTGTTTGCTGCGGTTATGCCCCCCTGCAAATAGAAAAATCTACGGGTCCAACTGAGAGCAACCAGCGTGCCGCAAAGAAATGAGGCGTGCAAAATTCCGCCCGTTGCGTCGGAAGTTCAAGCCGGCTCGTTGCTTATTCTCGCGCGACGCCTATCGGCGAAAGTGATAGCAAGGCCGACGTGATGCGCCGCTTCGAGCGGAATCCGCTACTTCCTCCGCGCAAAACCTGCCGATTGCAGGTAGGCTCAGGCAGTTCAGGCGTCGCAGCTTGTGATTGCCACGTCACGGCAGAGGATCGGTGGGAAAAGTGCGCGGGTTTGACGCCATATCTGTGACGGCGTCGGCCACCACGTCGTATTTTTGGAAGCCCTGCGGCGAACGGAAAACGATCGTTCGATGATCAGGGGCAATTCGAAATGCTTCGCGCTCCGAATCGATCCAAAAAGCAAGCAATGTTTGCTGCGCCACAGGTAGTAATTGTATCTGTTTGTTCCAGAACAATGCGTTGATGATATTCCCTTGAGCATTCTTTCGTTCGCCCAGCGTGGCTGATGGATTCTTGATAACTTCGGTAGAACTACAACCACCAACCAGAAGCACGGCCGCAAACAGCCAAAACCAGAATGCCGTTTCGATTTTCATGCTCCGCATTATAGCCGAGTTAAAAATTTCCATCCAAGGCGCGCACATCGGACCCTGTAGGCAGAGTGGTTCGCCGGATCGTTTTCCTGGTAGATCGTGGTCCACGGGACAGCTTTTCCATCGGCGGCGAATTGATTAGAATTTTCCCCGGAGGGTAAGCGAATGGTTAGCGGTCTGACTCGAAATCAGATGCCGGGAAACCGGTTGCGGGTTCGAATCCCGTGCCCTCCGCCTTGACTTCCCGCAAGCTCTAGCATGAAGTCGTCAGAATTCGCACAAGCCCCTGAGTCATCAGGGGCTTGTGTCGTTTCTTGCTCGTCGCTGCGTTCCGGTGCGGCTGGTTGCTGCACCGTGTTTTGCACCGCTTTTGCACCGGATTCTGCACCGCCTTGAATGGCGCGTTCAAAGTCATCGTCCGTGACTTGCAGATAGTGTTTTAGCGCAACTCGCTGACTATTTCCAAACCATGCGGTAACGACGTGTAGTGGATACTTTCTTGCAAGTTCCGTTTCGCGACTGGCTCTTAGAGCATGAAAAAGACGGGGCCACGGTTTCAATCCTGCTCGCTTCAAGATGCGCTCAAACTGAGTCCGCATATTGATGTTCCGCCAGCCCTTGGCTGTGAGTGCGGATTCGCGGTAAGGTCCGCCAACAACATATACTGCTCCCTCCGGGGCAAGCTCAAACGCCTCTTCCAAATAGGGCCGCAGTTCCGCAAACAGTGGCATAGTTCGGCTGTCTTTGCCGGGGTGATGTTCGGTTTTGGGCGATTGAACTTCAATCCGCCCGCGTTCCCAGTCAACATCTTGCCAGCGGAGTGAAAGCACTTCGCTTGGGCAGCGCAATCCGCCAAAACGACATAGCGCCACAATCGTGCGCCAATGGGGGTCGCAAAAGGCAATTACGCGCTCGATTTCTTCAACTGTGATATATCGCTGCCGATCTTTGGACAGCACAGCGACCGTCGTAATACCTTCAAACGGATTGCTGGGGATTAGCTTTCGTTTGCGTGCCGCTTTGAAAAACGTACAAGCGAATTGCAGTCTCTTTTGAACCGTAGTCGATGCAAGTTTTTCGGCAATTAGATACTGTTTGAAGGCTTCGGCATCAGCCTCTGTGATGGTAATCATATCGCGATTTTCGCCGAAAAATGTACGCAGATTGCGTATGGGCTGCGACCAGATTTCTTTGGTCGCTTCCTTTACGTCTTTACGTTGTGTGACGTAATCGTCGAGAAATTTCCCAAGCGCGGTAATTCCGCGCTCAGGAATCAAGCCGGCTTTCGCTAGCTTGTCGGCCATCGGTTTTTCAAGCTGCGCCAACCAGCGGGCTGTTTCGTCGTCAATCGCGTGACCAGCTAACTTCGATGCGATAATGAGTTCTACGCGCAACTTCACGGCCTCAGCGATTCGCTGCGCCACCTTTCCAAGACGAATCGACCGCCGCTTGCCATCGGCTCCGATAAATTGGACAGTGCGTCTGCCATTTGGTTCTCTACTGATACTCGCCATGATTACGCTACCCCCATTGCCGATGTCTTGTATTTGCTGCTGATGCGCTGGCCGTCAATAAATCGCTGAATGTCGGTAATGGCATACAGCACGCGCCGCCCGATGCGAATCACCGGAATAGCTTGTTCCTTGGTTAGCGTCCACAGCGTGCGCGGGCTAATGCCTAAAGTGTTGGCCGTTTGGTTAACGGTCAATAAGATACGTTCCATTCTAATCTCCCAGTTTGCTTGTTTCAGGTGTCTTGTTGTTTGCAGTTTCAACGGTTTTGCACAACCGAGCACAAATTCGGTCCATGATTTCTTCCCATCCGGGAATGTCGCGTAACTCGTCGGTGACAATACTGACCACTTCCTTGATAAGAATGCGCACCGCATCCTTGGTGAGCAATTCACCAGCCGCTAATTCCTGAGTGTGGTTAGCTTTCACGAGCGCACCCACTGTATTCAGTAAGTCCCTGACCAGCGGTAGACAGGCAGCGCGGTCGTTGGCGGAGTTCAACCGATCTTCAATCAGCGATTTGGCCAATGCCAGTTCATCTCGCAGCGTGGCCAAATTGTCCGACTGTCGGAACTCAGCAACGCGGGCGTTAAACTTGGCTTCGTTCAATTTGTAGTTGGTAACTTCGTTCATGATCTGCTCCAAATAAGTTCCCGTGCCGGCGCGAGGCCGGCACGGGAATTGTTCTATTGATTAACTTTCCAATACTCTTCGGGTTGGCACGTTTCGGTCAAATCGAGTTGACGTTTCCGTTCCCGAACCTCCTCTGCTGTCGCATCGGAGTCGTTGCGAGCCTCGTCATAAGCGCTGGCCGCATGGTTTCGCATCTTCTTGATTTGCTGTTTGTGGGCTTCGTCGGCACGTTCCACATCGTGTTTCCGTTGCCACAATTCAGCCCAGCGCTCGGCCAATTTAATCCGACGCGCTAGCTGGGCTTGTTCGCTGGGAGCGAGAGGGCATTGGCTTTTCAACTCGTCTAGCCGCGCCGTCCACGGGTTTTGATCCGGGTCAGGCTGTGCTGGTTCGATAAGCTGAACATCCTCGCGCACACGTTGCGACAGCGGTTGCTCGTCGGGTGCTGCGTCTAGGTGCCCGGTGATTTCCTCGCGCTTCGTTAACGATTGGCCCTTAAGACGTTCCAAATTAGCCAATAACTCGGCACCGTATTGCTTAGCTTGCGCCAGTGCTGATTTCCGCTGGGGAAAGTGCTGAGGATTGTTGCGTGGCGGATGGCTGAACTTTTTGCCGTAGACTTCAAACCCATCGGACCGTTCGTTAATTTTTACTTTCGTGTCATCGTAAGACATGGTGTCTGTTCCTAGTTGTCGCCAGAGAAGTCTGTCCACGTAGCGGCGACGGTGCCACGGGACGAAAGAGTTGGGGTTGCCACTTGCGTAGGCGTGCGATTGCCAACATCGGCGACGTGCCATGCAGCACAGTCTCCTTAATGCTGTAGGCAATCCGCGTTGGATCAAACGCACCCTGTTCGTAAGCAAGTCGTTTCAGACGGTTGAGTTTAGAGAGATTCATGCAAAGTTGAGGAGTTGAGAAATGCGCTGGCCGGCGAATGTCCCCCGGTAGTTTTGCAACCGATAGAGAACTTCCTGCTTAGCGCTCGGATAAGTTGGCTCTACGGGATCGGCATCCTGGTTGTCAGCCATGATGCTCAATAGCAGATACAACCACGAGAATTCACTACCGGAGCCTTGAGCGTCGTGAGTAAGGCTCATGTCTTGGATGACTTGACGAAACGGATTCATACAGATTTCCTTCATGGCGCAAAAGAGAATCACGGCGACGCGCTGCGCCGAAAAGCGCCGCCGTGGGATTAGCAAGGATGCTTGAGCGTTAGCCCCAGGTAGTACCAGGGTCGCTGTGCATCGGTGGAGAATTTGCTGCACACCGTGAAACCGTCGGCGGAGCGTTTGCGCTCTACCATCGGGAAGCCGTTGGCAAGCGCCTTGCCGAATTGTCGGGCATTGACCGCTTCCAATTCTTCGGCTTCACACTGCTGCCGATAAATTTCATAGAGAGCCTGGCAAGGAATGGCAGCCCGATCACTGAGGTTGCAATGTTCCTCAATGAACTCTGAAACTGGAGCGGCCGCATGCCGCAACACTGCTTTCAACTCCCGACTCGATTTCGGTTCGGTGAACTGGCCTTGATTGATGCGCAATCTTCGTAATCCATCAATCGCCCAGTTCAAAATACCAGGCAGTTCGGCTTCAAGTTGTTGTCCTAATTTCGGGTCGGCATCTTTACCCTTGAATTGGCGAGTGAATCGCAGACACAGCGCACGGTCGTATAAAGCGCCAGAATCATCCGGCAGCGCGAGCCGTGTATCATTGGAAGAAATCACAATTTTGATCGGCAGTCGTCCGGTAAATTGCCGGATATTTTTTCCGTCGATCAAAACCGCGTCCTCGCCGGTGACGGCCTTTAAGACACTGACGATTTCCTGAACGTCATCTTTATCTTTTGGGAACTTCGCATCGGGGACGAGCGCTAGCGACTTGCCCCATAGCGGATCGAGTCCGAATCGCGTGCCGAGTGATTTCAAACTGGGGCCAGCCATGCTGTGCCCAACTAAAGCGGACAAAATTCGGGTGATCGTTCCTTTGCCGGACCGACCAATGCCTAGCAGCATCAAGAATTTCTGGAGCAAGGTATCGCGGGTTAAACAGTAGCCAAACCATTCCTGTAACAAAGCGTGGCAATCAGAATCGTCCCACACTTCCGACAAGAATCGCAGCCAGCGCTTTGGCTCCGGTGCGCCAGAATCAAAGTGGATAGGCAACTTGTGGTTATTAAACAGCGCCGACGAAATGGGAATCGAATATTCAACGTTCCCGGTGAGTAAACCGGGAAGATGAATCAACAAGTTGTTGCAAGGTAAGCAATCAGTTGCGGGCCAATCGTGATGCGTCAGCCAGAATGGCGGAGCCAAATGCGGATCGACATGAATTCTGGCGATGCTTTCCAGGGCGTTGTAGGTGTCGCCCACTAAGGATCGCTTCACCGCACGAGGCGGCTTGCCGAATTTCTCGGCACAGGCATCGAAGTCTGATTTAATGGATTCTGTAAGCAACGGCGAGATGCGTTTTTGGTCAGTTTCTTCCCACATTCCGTTACTCCAACTGTAGGATGTATCGTTCAACCGACGAAACGTAGGTAGACCATTGATGGCGTGGCGACGTAGATAGCTGTCAGCAAGTCGGTGTGGGTCGTTCAGCTTGCCCTTGCGAAGCGCAGGTTTATTGAAGTAGCAACAGGTCCATCCGCGTTTGCTTTTCTTCCAGGTGTCTGCTTCTTTCACGTCTTTGTGGTATCGCGTCACGAACCATGCGCCGTTCTCACGAGCATAGGCGAAGCAATTTCGATCCGATGGCCCTTCTTTGCCGGTGGCGACGGTCTTGAATTTGCCCTTGAGCTTCAAATCGGCATGCGCTTGTTGGAGCGAAGCGGTATGAGTCTTTAAGCATTTCCGGTCATCGTCCCATTCACCGCGACCGCGAGATTGCAAATATTCAATGAGCTTGCGATGCTCAGCGCTGAGGTCGGATGACTGAAACTGTTGATCTTGAGCTGTCGTCTGCGCTACCTCGTCTGTTGGAAGCGACTCTGGCAGTTCGGCAAGCTCGCATTCGGCTGGCTTGAGCAACTCAAATCCATTTTGGGCCGCGTCACGATGCCAAATCCAACTCATCACGCCGCAGCAATCAAAATTGGCTTGTAGGTCAAGTCCGGTTTGAGCAGCGAGCCATTGCAAGGCGCGATGGCCATTGCGTTGATGCTCATTGTGGGTTCGCGCCAGCGGCGGATTAGCTCCGTAAATGCGAACGTGAAAACCCTTGCCGCTTTTGGATCGGGTCAGTTCCACTTCCGGCACTACTTTTAGCTTGTCAACAATTTCCGCAAGTTGATCGGCTGATAAGCCATTCGCGTGGCCGCAAACAGAATCCAAGTCGAAATCCCAAAACCACGAAATCTGATCGACATAGTTCCAGCCATTCACGCCGATGGCTTCCACCGTTTCCGTGGTCAATGGCGGATGATAGGTCGTATCGTGAAAGTAAGGGTCGCCCCGCTTTCCCGCGCCATCCGATGGGATGCGCCGCGGATCATGCCCGACGAAGTTGATCTGGGTGCCGATGTCGGTTGCCCACAATCGTCGCATGTGATTGAGAGGTTGGTGCTGTTTGAGAAAAGCACCAATCGAATCGAGAAACATAAATCGAGTCCTCTGGGCTT
Proteins encoded in this window:
- a CDS encoding flagellar basal body L-ring protein FlgH, with protein sequence MIFSIAKNARFVFAWLLAALLVGRAGAQDSSLFRQDIPAVQGQPITLAGSSWVFQKADPPKEIKLHDIITVIVNEKDALVSKGEVQRRRTAQYQAQLQDWIKFKGLNIQASNPSTGQPDINGNLNVQNQAQMELDTNNALSFTIAATVADIRPNGTLVIEARMMVHNNEERWEQSLTGVIRREDVLPNNTVLSQNIAELSIYKRELGHVRDGYKRGWFTNWFDRFSPF
- a CDS encoding helix-turn-helix domain-containing protein translates to MERILLTVNQTANTLGISPRTLWTLTKEQAIPVIRIGRRVLYAITDIQRFIDGQRISSKYKTSAMGVA
- the flgG gene encoding flagellar basal-body rod protein FlgG, which produces MGLQTLYTAATGMDALQTKLDTISNNLANVNTTGFKQDRCNFEDLMYQNPILPGNQDSAGQFTPTGIHVGLGVRVQSTQADFSQGSFQQTGRPLDWAVVGDGFFQVTDPSGQIYYSRAGNFSLNANGQIVLASASDGRLLDPAITIPQDAVGIVVSPEGLVSVQQANTPQLQQVGQIQLARFINPQGLLKMGQNLFQETVSSGSPLQGNPGTPGFGTIQQNALENSNVNPVTQLIDLITTQRAFELNSQAVQTGNQVLQLIDNLQRV
- the flgF gene encoding flagellar basal-body rod protein FlgF, which translates into the protein MPYGLYLSAEGAYTQSQRLDVLSNNIANVATPGFKRDVALFQSRLAQAIQEGQAAQGTRGINDLGGGVKVLATATDFSAGPLSQSKNDTDMAINGEGFFLVRHGNRELLTRAGNFQVTSAGQLVTQDGDPVLSEDHSPIEIDSDAGPWQVNPDGSISQGGENTRLALVKPRSLGDLVKVGENLFSSLAPAQPLADDNRQVLWHSVEQSTVHPASEMMDLIETSRAFEANVNMIHTYDSATETLINGALRQTS
- a CDS encoding phage/plasmid primase, P4 family; the encoded protein is MFLDSIGAFLKQHQPLNHMRRLWATDIGTQINFVGHDPRRIPSDGAGKRGDPYFHDTTYHPPLTTETVEAIGVNGWNYVDQISWFWDFDLDSVCGHANGLSADQLAEIVDKLKVVPEVELTRSKSGKGFHVRIYGANPPLARTHNEHQRNGHRALQWLAAQTGLDLQANFDCCGVMSWIWHRDAAQNGFELLKPAECELAELPESLPTDEVAQTTAQDQQFQSSDLSAEHRKLIEYLQSRGRGEWDDDRKCLKTHTASLQQAHADLKLKGKFKTVATGKEGPSDRNCFAYARENGAWFVTRYHKDVKEADTWKKSKRGWTCCYFNKPALRKGKLNDPHRLADSYLRRHAINGLPTFRRLNDTSYSWSNGMWEETDQKRISPLLTESIKSDFDACAEKFGKPPRAVKRSLVGDTYNALESIARIHVDPHLAPPFWLTHHDWPATDCLPCNNLLIHLPGLLTGNVEYSIPISSALFNNHKLPIHFDSGAPEPKRWLRFLSEVWDDSDCHALLQEWFGYCLTRDTLLQKFLMLLGIGRSGKGTITRILSALVGHSMAGPSLKSLGTRFGLDPLWGKSLALVPDAKFPKDKDDVQEIVSVLKAVTGEDAVLIDGKNIRQFTGRLPIKIVISSNDTRLALPDDSGALYDRALCLRFTRQFKGKDADPKLGQQLEAELPGILNWAIDGLRRLRINQGQFTEPKSSRELKAVLRHAAAPVSEFIEEHCNLSDRAAIPCQALYEIYRQQCEAEELEAVNARQFGKALANGFPMVERKRSADGFTVCSKFSTDAQRPWYYLGLTLKHPC
- a CDS encoding flagellar basal body P-ring protein FlgI; translated protein: MLRRILIIAVMLSITVSSATLGARTLLKSICRVKGQEENTLQGLGLVVGLKSTGDGGNFLPTMRSLATAMQLMGSPMGKNGTADLKDAKNVALVMVTVTVPAAGARQGDLLDCTVSSIGGAKSLAGGTLIMAPLQGPHVNSDRVYGFAQGAINLNDTKLTTSGRIFRGCRLEEDFFNAFTKDGKLTLVLNKNYADFQVAQDVAELVNSQLSFQASGGNLAKALNQQNIEVQIPAQYQSDPVSFVSQVLS
- the flgA gene encoding flagellar basal body P-ring formation chaperone FlgA produces the protein MKPLVLAALLGTLLGTVAHAAEIRLRSDAHATGSIVHLGDVAEVFAADDQEVQSLSAIELTPAPISGKQRQMSVREIQDTLERRGLNLLQFHFSGAGQVTIAAANEQVKQVAKTAKTLPLTSVQEAQRAVADAIVQYLQRVTASGDPWNVSVDLTAAQAQLVLADVHHLTLRGGQAPWPGKQSFEVEVRSDKGPTTFSVAATVTLPAMVVVTTKDVPCGAIIQADDVALQRLNPGAEAADGAFATLDEVVGREAILAIAPGQVLDPQYVRTPVLVKRGSIVTVYVMAPGIKIRTTGRAREDGSRGQLITVEAVLDRKTFFSRVTGIDQVVVNAEEATTPEAVAATEPGPGYSARSSAAKARMAAAHPVRTAAAMNSNDNLGNR